The following proteins are co-located in the Fusobacteria bacterium ZRK30 genome:
- a CDS encoding HAD family phosphatase has protein sequence MIKNIVFDLGMVLIKFNPKEFLEINNYEKKEKIMEYIFGHEDWLKLDRGTLTEKELAEKLDESGNLTYDEVMDIMKVRKDIMVPFDFNKEIPKKLKEKGYHLYILSNFPKVPFEEIRERDEFFRYFDGGVVSAYVKHLKPEKAIYENLLTDYSLNPEETIFIDDKMDNIIAAEELGISGVHLKTPESLKEKLKELKLL, from the coding sequence ATGATAAAAAATATAGTTTTTGATTTGGGAATGGTATTGATTAAATTTAATCCAAAAGAATTTTTAGAGATAAATAACTATGAGAAAAAAGAAAAAATTATGGAGTATATATTCGGACATGAGGATTGGTTAAAACTAGACAGGGGGACTCTGACAGAAAAAGAACTGGCAGAAAAATTAGATGAAAGTGGAAACCTTACCTACGATGAGGTAATGGATATTATGAAAGTAAGAAAGGATATTATGGTTCCCTTTGATTTTAATAAGGAGATCCCTAAAAAGTTGAAAGAAAAGGGGTACCACCTTTATATATTGTCAAATTTTCCAAAAGTTCCATTTGAGGAGATAAGGGAAAGGGATGAATTTTTTAGATATTTCGATGGAGGAGTTGTCTCTGCCTATGTAAAACATCTAAAACCTGAAAAAGCTATTTATGAAAACCTTCTGACAGATTATTCTTTAAATCCAGAAGAGACAATTTTTATAGATGACAAGATGGATAATATAATAGCGGCTGAAGAACTTGGAATATCTGGGGTGCATTTAAAAACTCCGGAGTCTTTAAAAGAAAAACTTAAAGAATTAAAATTATTGTAA
- a CDS encoding GNAT family N-acetyltransferase — protein MKNITIEIISKSHAKELLKFEKENREFFEENILPRADEYYSLKNIEKVLDEIVMEQENGLCYMYLIRNKSKEIVGRVNLYSIVRGLFQKAEIGYRIGKKYNGCGYATKAVKLAIEEAFNKYNLHRIEAGTSQSNIGSQIVLVKNGFEFIGRTRQVIKINGEWKDGIIFEKIKG, from the coding sequence ATGAAAAATATAACTATTGAGATAATATCCAAATCACATGCAAAGGAGTTGTTGAAGTTTGAGAAGGAAAATAGAGAATTTTTTGAAGAAAATATCCTCCCTAGAGCAGATGAATATTACTCATTAAAAAATATTGAGAAAGTTTTAGATGAAATTGTAATGGAGCAGGAAAACGGACTATGTTATATGTATTTAATTAGAAATAAATCTAAAGAGATCGTGGGGAGAGTAAATCTATATTCAATTGTAAGGGGATTATTTCAAAAAGCAGAGATAGGATACAGGATTGGAAAAAAATATAATGGATGCGGATATGCAACTAAAGCAGTTAAATTAGCTATTGAGGAAGCTTTCAATAAATATAATTTACATAGAATTGAAGCCGGAACATCACAAAGCAATATTGGTTCACAGATAGTTTTGGTTAAAAACGGATTTGAATTTATTGGAAGGACAAGACAGGTTATTAAAATAAATGGAGAATGGAAAGATGGAATAATTTTTGAAAAAATTAAGGGATAA
- a CDS encoding NAD(P)H-dependent oxidoreductase, translating to MKKIVIFYSFEGDTKMIAENIAKTIDADILELKPKEDLKSKGFMKYLRGGKAAMMHEQPELLPLDKDISSYDILFIGTPVWAWTYAPALNTFFSAHLLSGKKIALFCCHGGGKGKIFDHMKDALKDNQILGEIDFRDPLKHNTDENIEKARKWAENIMNNL from the coding sequence ATGAAAAAAATTGTGATTTTTTATTCTTTTGAAGGTGATACAAAAATGATAGCTGAAAATATAGCCAAAACTATAGATGCAGATATTTTGGAATTAAAGCCAAAAGAAGATTTAAAGTCGAAAGGATTTATGAAATATCTACGGGGCGGGAAAGCGGCTATGATGCACGAACAGCCAGAACTGCTTCCTCTAGATAAAGATATCAGCAGTTATGACATTTTATTTATCGGTACACCTGTGTGGGCTTGGACATATGCTCCAGCATTAAATACTTTTTTTTCTGCCCACCTATTATCGGGTAAAAAAATAGCATTGTTCTGCTGCCACGGTGGCGGCAAGGGAAAAATATTTGACCATATGAAAGATGCGTTAAAAGACAATCAGATCTTAGGAGAGATCGATTTTCGAGATCCGCTAAAACATAACACCGATGAAAATATTGAGAAAGCAAGAAAATGGGCAGAAAATATAATGAATAATTTATAA
- a CDS encoding DUF4037 domain-containing protein, with translation MNGYDDILLELVDDFSKHESVEAVLLSGSRTTSNFDSDSDYDLYIYSKGEIPLEFREKIADKYFNYAELNNTTWEQEDQGFFKDINVQVDIVYRDIEFIERVLEEIVVKCKASTGYSTCFWANLIKSDILYDRNGKLNQLQKKFDVDYPEQLKRNIVSKNFPLLNKIIPAYTNQIKKALKRGDFISVNHRISAFFESYFDIIFAINMKLHPGEKKLLKISGEQLDYLPENMDKDIRELFENLHRKEFDIIDKLDIITDRLEKLLRKMDLMVD, from the coding sequence ATGAATGGATATGATGATATATTGCTGGAGCTGGTAGATGATTTTTCAAAACATGAGTCGGTAGAGGCCGTTCTTTTATCGGGATCGAGGACTACTTCTAATTTTGATAGTGATTCGGACTATGATTTATATATATATTCTAAAGGGGAAATACCACTGGAATTCAGGGAAAAGATAGCGGATAAGTATTTTAATTATGCTGAATTAAACAATACAACCTGGGAGCAGGAAGACCAGGGATTTTTCAAGGATATCAATGTTCAGGTGGATATTGTATATAGAGATATAGAATTTATAGAAAGGGTATTGGAAGAGATAGTTGTGAAATGCAAAGCTTCAACAGGTTACAGTACCTGTTTTTGGGCCAATCTTATAAAATCAGATATTCTCTATGATAGAAATGGAAAATTAAATCAGCTGCAAAAAAAGTTTGATGTTGATTACCCGGAACAATTGAAAAGAAATATAGTTTCAAAAAATTTCCCTCTTTTAAATAAGATAATACCTGCTTATACCAACCAAATAAAAAAGGCTTTAAAAAGGGGTGACTTTATAAGTGTTAACCACAGAATAAGTGCATTTTTTGAAAGTTATTTTGATATTATTTTTGCAATAAACATGAAACTCCATCCTGGAGAGAAAAAATTGCTTAAAATTAGTGGAGAACAGCTGGACTATCTTCCGGAAAATATGGACAAAGATATAAGGGAACTGTTTGAAAATCTTCATAGGAAGGAGTTTGATATTATAGATAAACTAGATATAATTACCGATAGACTGGAAAAATTATTGAGGAAAATGGATTTGATGGTGGATTAA
- a CDS encoding DNA-3-methyladenine glycosylase I, whose translation MKRCDWCIGDELYEKYHDEEWGKIVYDDKTLFEFLVLESAQAGLNWLTILKKRENYRKAYDDFDYNIVAEYDEEKFEELMGNKGIVRNKLKIRASINNAIKFIEIQGEWGSFYNYLWNFTDKTQIVNRVKNIKEVPAKTDLSDIISKDMKKRGFKFIGTTIIYAYLQAVGVVDDHVDGCFFKKS comes from the coding sequence ATGAAAAGATGTGATTGGTGTATAGGAGATGAACTCTATGAAAAATATCATGACGAGGAGTGGGGTAAAATAGTCTATGATGACAAAACCTTATTTGAATTTCTTGTCTTGGAATCAGCCCAGGCAGGACTGAATTGGTTGACTATATTGAAGAAAAGAGAAAATTATAGAAAAGCCTACGATGATTTTGACTATAATATAGTAGCTGAATACGATGAAGAAAAATTTGAAGAGCTGATGGGGAATAAGGGGATAGTAAGAAATAAATTAAAGATAAGAGCTTCTATAAACAATGCCATTAAGTTTATAGAAATACAGGGTGAGTGGGGCAGTTTTTATAACTATCTGTGGAATTTTACAGATAAAACTCAGATAGTAAATAGGGTAAAAAATATAAAAGAAGTCCCGGCAAAAACTGATTTATCTGATATAATAAGTAAAGATATGAAAAAAAGAGGATTTAAATTTATTGGTACTACAATTATCTATGCATATCTGCAGGCAGTAGGAGTAGTAGATGATCATGTGGATGGATGTTTTTTTAAAAAAAGCTAA
- a CDS encoding 5'-methylthioadenosine/adenosylhomocysteine nucleosidase: MKKIGIIGAMEVEIKLLLDNIKSLKTEKAGGFLYYMGKLYGKDVVITSCGVGKVNAAACTQTLINKFEVDGIINTGIAGGLHKDVEVCDVVISSDVTHHDVRKKQMKNWFPHQEYFEGDRKLIAAAEKAFKNSEVIDSSCHLGRVVTGECFVDDSRLKEQIIKEYSPHCVEMEGAAIGHVAHINDVPFVVIRSISDEADGEANMSYEKFEKITAQNAATIVMNMMKIL, translated from the coding sequence ATGAAAAAAATAGGAATAATTGGTGCTATGGAGGTAGAGATTAAACTACTGCTGGATAATATAAAATCCCTGAAAACAGAAAAAGCAGGGGGATTTTTATACTATATGGGAAAATTATATGGAAAAGATGTGGTTATAACATCCTGCGGGGTAGGGAAAGTAAATGCAGCTGCCTGTACCCAGACATTGATCAATAAATTTGAAGTGGATGGGATTATAAATACAGGTATTGCAGGAGGATTACATAAAGATGTAGAAGTCTGTGATGTGGTTATCTCCAGCGATGTCACCCATCATGATGTACGAAAAAAACAGATGAAAAACTGGTTTCCTCATCAGGAATATTTTGAAGGGGACAGAAAGTTAATTGCAGCTGCTGAGAAGGCGTTTAAAAATAGTGAGGTTATAGACAGTTCTTGTCATCTGGGAAGGGTTGTAACCGGAGAATGTTTTGTAGATGATAGTAGGTTAAAAGAACAGATTATAAAAGAATACTCGCCTCACTGTGTAGAGATGGAAGGAGCAGCCATAGGGCATGTGGCACATATAAATGATGTGCCCTTCGTTGTGATAAGAAGTATCTCAGATGAGGCAGATGGAGAAGCAAATATGAGTTATGAAAAATTTGAAAAAATCACAGCCCAAAATGCAGCAACGATAGTTATGAATATGATGAAAATACTGTAA
- a CDS encoding diguanylate cyclase, which yields MESLKLLSQIALTFIKSDNFDFKIKNSLDKIGNYFKVSRIYIFLDNEDGTTTSNIYEWCNDGIIPQINELQDIPYESVPSWKNFFLKEGDIYYENVEDLPSDIADILTPQRILSIIVKPLYIGGGKYGFIGFDECEEKQKWSEKDKRLLETILNIIAAAYKDHFFQKKINAENNNFESLFNTIEDLVVIADKQQGKILYANDAVTNKLGYSSKELYKMNMTELHPLEKREEADNFFKLRPFHDENYCSIELQSKNKEYISVETRIWLGKWDNQECLFCLSKDLREEQEALQKFVKLFENNPVLMIISDLKNRKVMKINRAVIDKLGYSRDELIGKKNKELKIIIDSKKQQQIIKKLNISGRVKDFEVQVRCKDGNILDGLLSGQIIEIQGKKFSLIVIADISEQILLTKKIEEQKNKLQNVIEGSRLGTWEWELKSGEFVVNERFTEIFGYTKEELMPIHIETWIRHTHLEDLKKSYDSLKRHFSKVSKYYSAEFRMKHKNGDWMWVLSKGKVIEWDEEGQPVKMFGTHSDITEKKQLEEKIKEISIRDPLTNIYNRRYIFKQLEFLFLEFIRTERNFTVSIIDIDYFKSVNDRYGHQAGDFTLREFAQIIKKNIRPYDLFGRYGGEEFIIISKNISKDETILTIERILDIIRDHEFIYYENKIRLAFSCGISECKEIEKDKISVEKIIEKADERLYMAKNNGRNRVVNSD from the coding sequence ATGGAGAGTTTAAAACTTCTTTCACAGATAGCATTAACTTTTATAAAATCTGATAATTTTGATTTTAAAATAAAAAATTCCCTGGATAAAATTGGGAATTATTTTAAAGTTTCAAGGATATATATTTTTTTAGATAACGAAGATGGGACAACTACCAGCAATATATATGAATGGTGTAATGACGGGATCATACCTCAAATTAATGAATTACAGGATATTCCCTATGAGAGTGTCCCCTCATGGAAAAATTTTTTTTTAAAAGAAGGGGATATCTACTATGAGAATGTAGAAGACCTGCCTTCGGATATTGCAGATATACTGACCCCCCAGAGAATTCTTTCTATAATTGTTAAACCTCTTTATATTGGCGGGGGAAAATATGGATTTATAGGATTTGATGAATGTGAGGAGAAACAAAAGTGGTCTGAAAAAGACAAAAGACTTCTGGAAACAATTTTAAATATAATTGCAGCTGCGTATAAAGATCATTTTTTTCAGAAGAAGATCAATGCAGAAAATAATAATTTTGAATCGCTATTTAATACCATAGAGGACTTGGTGGTAATAGCTGATAAGCAGCAAGGGAAGATTCTCTATGCAAATGATGCAGTAACAAATAAACTTGGATATTCCTCTAAGGAGTTATATAAAATGAATATGACTGAACTTCATCCACTGGAGAAGAGAGAGGAAGCTGATAATTTTTTTAAATTAAGACCTTTTCATGATGAGAACTATTGTTCCATTGAACTACAAAGTAAAAATAAAGAATATATTTCTGTGGAAACAAGAATATGGCTTGGAAAGTGGGATAATCAGGAGTGTTTATTCTGCCTGTCAAAGGATCTCAGAGAGGAGCAGGAGGCATTACAAAAGTTTGTGAAATTATTTGAAAATAACCCTGTTTTAATGATAATTAGTGATTTAAAAAATAGAAAGGTTATGAAAATTAATAGAGCAGTGATAGATAAACTTGGATATTCGAGAGATGAGCTTATTGGGAAAAAGAATAAGGAACTAAAAATTATTATAGATTCTAAAAAGCAACAACAAATTATTAAAAAACTGAATATTTCAGGGAGAGTAAAGGACTTTGAAGTTCAAGTAAGGTGTAAAGATGGAAATATATTAGATGGACTGCTTTCAGGACAGATAATTGAAATCCAAGGGAAAAAGTTCTCTTTAATAGTTATTGCTGATATAAGTGAACAGATATTGCTGACAAAAAAAATAGAAGAACAAAAAAATAAATTACAAAATGTTATTGAGGGGAGCAGATTGGGAACATGGGAGTGGGAATTAAAAAGTGGTGAATTTGTCGTTAATGAAAGATTCACAGAGATTTTTGGATATACAAAGGAGGAATTGATGCCTATACATATAGAAACATGGATAAGACATACTCATTTGGAGGATCTAAAAAAATCCTATGATTCATTAAAAAGGCATTTTAGTAAAGTATCGAAATATTATAGTGCTGAATTCAGGATGAAACATAAAAATGGAGACTGGATGTGGGTTCTTTCCAAGGGTAAGGTTATTGAATGGGATGAAGAGGGGCAGCCTGTTAAAATGTTTGGGACACACTCTGATATAACAGAAAAAAAACAACTGGAGGAAAAAATAAAAGAGATCTCTATACGGGACCCCCTTACTAATATATATAATAGAAGGTATATTTTTAAACAATTAGAATTTTTATTTTTAGAATTTATTAGAACAGAGAGAAACTTTACAGTTTCTATAATAGATATAGATTATTTTAAGAGTGTAAATGACAGATATGGTCATCAGGCAGGAGACTTTACACTCAGAGAATTTGCTCAAATTATAAAGAAAAATATAAGACCTTATGATTTGTTTGGTCGTTATGGAGGGGAGGAGTTTATTATTATTTCAAAAAATATAAGTAAAGATGAAACCATATTAACGATTGAACGAATTTTAGATATTATCAGGGATCATGAATTTATATATTATGAAAATAAAATAAGGTTGGCATTTAGTTGCGGCATTTCAGAGTGTAAAGAAATAGAAAAAGACAAAATATCTGTTGAAAAGATAATTGAAAAAGCAGATGAGAGACTTTATATGGCAAAAAATAATGGAAGAAACAGGGTGGTTAATTCTGATTAA
- a CDS encoding GNAT family N-acetyltransferase gives MVEIFDISYADVEVIRDLWEKNRQYHEDSSEYFKESYGSIKFDERIKVFSEYSGDAIKISVVRDKDKYIGYCISVIDGSKGELETLHIDETARGNGVGKRLVGKHLEWMNEKKCEEIGVTVSQENNLAIGFYKKLGFYPNTLYMEKK, from the coding sequence ATGGTTGAAATTTTTGATATTTCTTATGCAGATGTTGAAGTAATTAGGGATCTTTGGGAAAAAAATAGACAGTATCATGAAGATAGTTCGGAGTATTTTAAGGAATCATATGGTTCTATTAAATTTGATGAAAGGATAAAGGTTTTCAGTGAATACAGCGGGGACGCTATAAAAATAAGTGTTGTCAGGGATAAAGACAAATATATTGGGTATTGTATATCGGTGATAGATGGAAGCAAGGGGGAACTAGAGACTCTCCATATAGATGAAACTGCGAGAGGAAATGGAGTCGGGAAGAGACTTGTAGGAAAACACCTAGAGTGGATGAATGAAAAAAAATGTGAAGAAATTGGGGTGACAGTATCCCAGGAAAATAACCTTGCCATAGGGTTTTATAAAAAACTAGGATTCTATCCAAATACCCTCTATATGGAGAAGAAATAG
- a CDS encoding alanyl-tRNA editing protein: protein MKLKITELKKEKDRYLAVVEYLDGGIEFYPDGKGGQLGDRGNVGEAHVLEVDRDGNLFLDMELELGEYEYLIDMDRRCEIGKNHTTQHIVSAYLKKKYDYDTVGFRMGEEYSTVDFPSLDLIDSEKIKDLEEEVNRIIGKDMKIEVLELSREEASQIESLRKSISDKIVGKIKVVKIEDFDMNACGGFHTQKTSEIGLFKVINYEKVKKTITRVYYKAGKSAYEDYYEKHNIIKKSTTQLSSTVEEINDKIDCLLEENKSKAKELNSLYHDYSELLCEKLKVNAKIQGENKIIIYKKNDAVTKFFPKFIGNEKYSVIHGEDGNFTVMSRAINCGELKNNLEKLGYIVKGGGNSARINLRIDINIEKIVDIFMKLL, encoded by the coding sequence ATGAAACTAAAAATTACAGAATTAAAAAAAGAAAAAGATAGATATTTAGCGGTGGTCGAATACTTAGATGGAGGTATAGAATTTTATCCTGATGGTAAGGGTGGCCAGTTAGGAGACAGAGGGAATGTAGGAGAAGCTCATGTATTGGAAGTGGATAGGGACGGCAATCTCTTTTTGGATATGGAATTAGAATTAGGAGAGTATGAGTACCTTATAGATATGGACAGACGGTGTGAGATAGGGAAAAATCATACAACACAGCATATAGTATCGGCATATTTAAAGAAAAAATACGACTATGATACTGTAGGATTTCGTATGGGAGAGGAATATTCTACTGTAGATTTCCCTAGTCTAGACCTTATAGACAGTGAAAAAATAAAGGATTTAGAGGAAGAGGTAAACAGGATAATCGGAAAAGACATGAAGATAGAGGTATTAGAACTTTCAAGGGAGGAAGCCAGCCAGATAGAATCCCTCAGGAAATCTATAAGTGATAAGATAGTAGGGAAAATAAAGGTTGTAAAAATAGAAGATTTCGATATGAATGCCTGCGGCGGATTTCATACCCAGAAAACAAGTGAGATCGGATTATTTAAAGTTATAAATTATGAGAAAGTAAAGAAAACTATAACTCGTGTCTATTATAAAGCAGGGAAATCAGCCTATGAAGATTATTATGAAAAACATAATATAATAAAAAAATCTACTACTCAACTGAGCTCTACTGTGGAAGAGATAAATGATAAGATAGATTGTTTGTTGGAAGAAAATAAATCTAAAGCTAAGGAACTGAATAGTCTGTATCACGACTACAGTGAATTGTTGTGTGAAAAATTAAAGGTTAATGCAAAAATTCAAGGTGAAAATAAAATAATTATCTATAAAAAAAATGATGCGGTAACTAAATTTTTTCCTAAGTTTATAGGGAATGAAAAATACTCTGTTATACATGGCGAAGATGGCAATTTTACTGTGATGAGTAGGGCTATAAACTGTGGTGAATTGAAGAATAATTTAGAAAAGCTAGGGTATATTGTAAAAGGTGGCGGGAATTCCGCAAGAATTAATTTGAGAATAGATATAAATATAGAAAAAATAGTTGATATTTTTATGAAATTACTTTAA
- a CDS encoding GNAT family N-acetyltransferase — protein sequence MKMITIDKNNIDCEHICCAIGNDKKNKNRAQSKKEWMKKRFDEGLVFKRSDERGKVFIEYMPIEKVWKPIRGKNFMVINCLWVSGKFKGKGAATALLNECIKTAKTKKMDGVAVVTSAKVKPYLTDKNFYLKHGFELVDSAAPYFELLALKFNKKGENPVFSDSVKNNCYPDKKGFTYIYSNQCPFMEEYAGLLAEISMRSEIPFNVKKLKSYEEAQETGSAFGTLGIYYNGEFITHELMSEKKFEKFIEKLKGVKKYEWI from the coding sequence ATGAAAATGATAACTATCGATAAAAATAATATAGACTGTGAACATATCTGCTGTGCCATTGGAAATGATAAAAAAAATAAAAACAGGGCTCAGTCGAAAAAAGAATGGATGAAAAAAAGATTTGACGAAGGGTTAGTCTTTAAAAGGTCCGATGAAAGAGGTAAGGTTTTTATTGAGTATATGCCCATTGAAAAAGTATGGAAACCCATAAGGGGAAAGAATTTTATGGTTATCAACTGTTTATGGGTTTCGGGGAAGTTTAAGGGCAAGGGAGCGGCGACAGCCTTATTGAATGAATGTATAAAAACTGCAAAAACAAAAAAAATGGATGGAGTTGCTGTGGTTACCAGTGCAAAGGTAAAACCGTATTTAACTGACAAAAATTTCTATTTAAAACACGGTTTTGAATTGGTCGATTCAGCTGCTCCTTATTTTGAATTACTGGCATTAAAGTTCAATAAGAAAGGAGAGAATCCAGTATTTTCAGACAGTGTAAAAAATAATTGTTATCCAGATAAAAAAGGATTTACTTATATCTATTCAAATCAATGTCCCTTCATGGAAGAATACGCAGGATTACTTGCTGAAATTTCTATGAGAAGTGAAATTCCCTTTAATGTTAAAAAGTTAAAAAGCTATGAGGAAGCCCAGGAAACCGGGAGTGCCTTTGGAACCCTTGGGATTTATTATAATGGAGAATTTATAACTCATGAATTAATGTCTGAAAAAAAGTTTGAGAAATTTATAGAAAAATTAAAAGGGGTGAAAAAATATGAATGGATATGA
- a CDS encoding GGDEF domain-containing phosphodiesterase produces the protein MKFKEFKIKYIYLFLFIVIFSFLFYKGNSIYKDEIKKIDDNLYRSAKNLEYLLKEEYNFYGMNKTSYTHEEILETSKKITRLAEINNVDFLYTIIIEDGMPTYTSIGGGYEYHEYIENKNIDKLYWLTFEDVEDDSIDETVEAFNNKDIYYIDSSDDIGSYRSVYLMLTSKDGRRYIAGADTTVPNLKKSIINGLFTLTIYALLISLVLVVSLSIILTNIKKQKKLQEILIKNINFDKLTGVLKRENGMDQIDKIIKQLPMENKKLFLGLFDIMDMTYVNEEFGTPVGDNMIKKLAEILKLTFRETDKIIRLNGDQFLVAIIEPLDGQNIKGLENRFDVFLKKYDFERKRKLHMSVRKVFLEWNNEINLNSMLRVLFEKLRFEKGNDKKEIAIIELDIQRGLRENEFEIYYQPKVDIISKNIEFEALMRWNHKEKGMISPEVFIHIAENSSLIISLTEFLIKQVKKDIKAIKTKVSLNISPNHFNKEFFLDEMINKYDDLHNIEFELTEENFITNIEKSVKKIKSLKKIGINCLIDDFGTGYSSLSYLSKLPVTTLKIDRSFIVNMFKSPENMKIIKTIIELGKNLDLKVVVEGVEEKKEVDFLRAMGVNIFQGYYFGKPERLEVVLDKLKNGTYLMNLND, from the coding sequence ATGAAGTTTAAAGAATTTAAAATTAAATATATATACTTATTTTTATTTATTGTAATATTTTCATTCTTATTTTATAAGGGCAACTCAATATATAAAGATGAGATAAAAAAAATAGATGATAACCTTTATAGATCTGCTAAAAATTTGGAGTATCTGTTAAAGGAGGAATATAACTTCTATGGAATGAATAAAACTTCATATACCCATGAAGAAATTTTAGAAACTTCAAAAAAAATTACGAGATTAGCAGAGATAAATAACGTTGATTTCCTCTATACTATAATAATTGAAGATGGTATGCCTACCTACACCTCCATTGGTGGCGGCTATGAATACCATGAATATATCGAAAATAAAAATATAGACAAACTTTACTGGCTGACTTTTGAAGATGTAGAAGATGATTCCATCGATGAGACCGTGGAAGCATTTAATAATAAAGATATTTATTATATCGACAGTTCCGATGATATTGGCAGCTACAGATCCGTATATCTTATGCTGACTTCAAAGGACGGCCGGAGATATATAGCAGGTGCTGATACAACTGTTCCCAATCTGAAAAAATCCATAATCAATGGACTCTTTACTCTGACAATATATGCTTTATTAATTTCATTAGTATTGGTAGTATCTCTATCTATTATCTTAACTAATATAAAAAAACAAAAAAAACTCCAAGAGATCTTAATTAAAAATATAAATTTTGATAAACTTACCGGTGTTTTAAAGAGAGAAAATGGAATGGATCAGATAGATAAGATAATAAAACAACTTCCCATGGAAAATAAAAAATTGTTTTTGGGCTTGTTTGATATCATGGATATGACCTATGTCAATGAGGAGTTTGGAACACCAGTAGGCGATAATATGATAAAAAAATTGGCCGAAATATTAAAGCTGACTTTTAGAGAAACCGATAAGATAATAAGATTAAATGGAGATCAATTTTTAGTTGCTATTATAGAACCTCTAGATGGTCAGAATATAAAAGGGTTAGAAAATAGATTTGATGTGTTTCTAAAAAAATATGATTTTGAGAGAAAAAGAAAACTCCACATGAGTGTACGAAAAGTATTTTTAGAATGGAATAATGAAATAAATTTAAATTCCATGTTAAGAGTTTTATTTGAAAAACTCAGGTTTGAAAAAGGTAACGATAAAAAAGAGATCGCTATTATAGAACTTGATATCCAGAGGGGATTACGCGAAAATGAATTTGAAATATACTATCAGCCAAAGGTAGATATCATAAGTAAAAATATAGAATTCGAAGCCCTTATGAGATGGAATCATAAAGAAAAAGGTATGATCTCACCAGAGGTGTTCATTCATATAGCTGAAAATTCTTCCTTGATAATTTCACTGACTGAATTTTTAATCAAGCAGGTAAAAAAAGATATTAAAGCGATTAAAACAAAGGTTTCTTTAAATATATCTCCTAATCATTTCAACAAAGAATTCTTCTTAGATGAGATGATTAATAAATATGATGATCTACACAATATAGAATTTGAATTAACAGAGGAAAATTTTATAACAAACATAGAAAAATCCGTAAAAAAAATAAAATCCTTAAAAAAAATAGGAATAAATTGTTTGATCGATGATTTCGGGACTGGATATTCTTCCCTTTCCTATTTATCAAAGTTGCCGGTAACCACTTTAAAAATTGACCGTTCATTTATAGTTAATATGTTCAAGAGTCCTGAAAATATGAAAATTATAAAAACTATTATTGAATTGGGGAAAAATTTAGATTTAAAAGTGGTCGTAGAGGGGGTCGAGGAAAAGAAAGAGGTAGATTTCTTAAGGGCAATGGGAGTTAATATTTTCCAGGGATATTATTTCGGTAAACCGGAAAGATTAGAAGTCGTTTTAGATAAATTAAAAAACGGCACCTACCTTATGAATCTAAATGACTAA